In Sesamum indicum cultivar Zhongzhi No. 13 linkage group LG8, S_indicum_v1.0, whole genome shotgun sequence, the sequence TGCTTGCCTCCAATTGCCTCCCCGACATCCCGGAACTCCAAGTTCGTCCTTGTATTCCAGTCAGTTGGGCTCCGCCATACCACGCAGAATCGGCAATAAGCTGGCCGTCGTTACGAGACCTGAGGTTGAGACTGATGGTTGTGGCACTGGGACTAGAGTATTTGTGGTGTCTGACTTGCACACAGATTACTCGGAGAATATGTGTTGGGTCAAGTCTTTGTCTTCCCGCACGCACGATAAAGATGTGCTTGTGGTTGCCGGCGATGTGGCCGAAACCTACACCAATTTCCTTCTCACCATGTCCATTTTGAAGGATAAGTTTCGGCATGTCTTCTTTGTGCCGGGTAACCATGATCTTTGGCTCCGCAGGGAAAAAACTGATTATGTAAGCACCATTCTCTCTCGCCTctctcaattttgtttttattttttcttactgTTAGAATTCTCTAATTGAAAGaactaattttcttctatgaTATTGATTTACAAATAAGCTGCTCTGATTATTAAACTTGGTGGGAATTTTTGAACTCAAGGCTTCGTGGTTCATGGCAATCTCTAGTCCTATGCCACGGGGCTTACCAGTAACCTCACACAGGTGAAGTCCTCAAGTGTGAGTTGACTTCGATGGATCCTACATTATCAAGCttcaaaaacttcataaaatcgCCAATACCCCTGCTGAGTGCCTTTTTCTTATTCGAATATCTCACGTTAAAACTTTTATCCCTCACCAACTATTTTCCTCCGACGATGTTCAGCTGGGTTCTCTTGATAAGCTGGATAAATTGCTAGATGCATGTTTGAAACTTGGAGTTGAAACTAAACCTGGCATTGTTGATGGTTTGGGAATCATCCCATTGTACTCTTGGTATCATGAGGTAAGTGGTTAAATGCTTTATCCTATGATGGCTTCAGTATGGATCTGAATGACTTACTCATTTTTCATGACCTGGCTTTGTTCTAGAGCTTTGATGGGGAAAGGGACATAACTGGAATCCGTATTCCATCCTTGGAGATGGTGATTAACTTTCTTTCTCCTAGTAAGGATTTCATATCTCTGACTTAGCCATCACTGCTGTTAGATGCCGAATCACTGATTAAagtgtgtatgtatatgttgtTGATGTACTTTTATGATTATCCTGGAGTGGTCAAAATCAACCTTCCCTCGTTTTACTTTATTTAGTTGACAATAATGTTATTAACATTAATCTGTACAGCTGTCACCATACTAAATAGGTAAAGACACAATGGTTCTTTGGCTTttccattttgattttttaattattacatttgttgTCTCCAATGAATTCTATGAGCTAAGATATTAATTGTTGCACTGTAGGCATGTAAGGACTTTCATGTGTGCAAATGGCCTGACGATCTGAAAAATGGAGGGACTTCCCTTGCTCTATATTTTGATTCTTTGAATGACGAGAATTGGTACATAGTTGAAGATATCTTGAGGAGATGCAGtcatataatttcattttctcacTTTGTTCCGAGGTCAGTGAATTCTTGTTTGGACTTGGATTTACTTTGCTTGTTACTATGCATGCACATCCCACATCTGCAGCTATAAACCCAGACCATGCTATTCTAATATTTACCCGATTAGTTCTGTATTGGGATAGCTTAGAAGATGTTTATGGAGAAAGTCATGTCCCCCTTTGCTCTTCCCACTCCATTCTTGAATGATGATTCCATTAGCATAGGCACATAGAGAAATCAAATGATTATTAAGAGTGGGATTATATATACAGTTCGACATCATAGTAGCTCCTGTTCAAGAATGTGGAATTAGATTTTGATACATTCTCAATGCTTTCGGAACAACCCTGTGATTGTAGAAGTGTAGCCCTGTTGTTCCATCCAATAAAGACGCTTTTCTTTCAGCAAAGCTTAAgtgttaaatttaaaacagGAATCTGACAGTATTTGTAAACTCTTCTGCAGGCAAGAGTTATGCCCAGAAAAAAGAATGCTCTTCTATCCTAACCTTCCAAAAATTATTGGCTCAAAATATCTTGAGACACGAATAAGAGCTATACATGGAGCTGAAGGGAGGCAATCAGCATGTCATGTGTTTGGTCATACTCATTTTTGTTGGGATGCTATCCTCAATGGTATCAGGTGACCGCAATTATCAGAACAACTTTATTTATCAGTTATGGCATATTATTGCATCAAAACTTGCTAGTCCCTGCAGTCAGTAAGTTGTCTTCTTCTAAGCATTACTTATCAAGTAAGTTAGACCTCAAATAGGGCTGTTGCTCAAAAATTAGTATCACAAAGCGAGAGTAGTGATCATCATCTGGTCTATACATGTATTATCTCCCTTATATTTGTATCTAACTAGCATTAGTCGAAGAGAAGTATGAGGCAGAAGCCTTTTAGGTACGGGATACCTGTCATTATCTGAATAAATTTGGTCCATGTGAATCTTATGGTTGTTGATACTCTAGATGgtgcaaaaaataatagtgGAGAGTAGAAGAGAATCCTCCTCGACCTAATGCATGCTTTGAAGtcttaattctttatttaacaTTTGCATGGTCACAAATTGCAGGTATGTGCAGGCACCACTGGCTTATCCCagggaaaggaaaagaagaatgaATGGAGGTGAATACTGGCTGCCATTTTGTATTTACTCCAGTGGAAATTTTGCAGAAAGGGTCTCACCTTGCTATTGGTCTGATTATTATTCTGTCAACCCCAGAACACCAGAAGTCACTCAGCTAGCCCCCTGGGTCTCCAGGTTTTACACTAAAGTTTGATGAACtaaacaaattttatgtaaGGATTGTATGACTAGCCAAGACCGGAAGCCTTTGCATCTCATAGTCATCTAGTGTTAAATACTCTTTCAATAGCTGTTGGAATGGACTTATGGGACCGCTCTTATACACTCTCTTTACTCTACGAAGTTTGATAATAGATTTATGTGATCATtgattatatactttttatacatttagatGAACCTAAAATCTATTTCCCACACAAGGAAttgaaatttcatgaattaagCATTTCATTTGTATATCGAGGAGTTGACATCCCCGATCTTGacaaattcatagaaattgCCCGCCAAAGTTATGTGCTGTTTGGATTTTGTAACATTCTATATGATTTTAAGATCATTTAGGATTAACTACATTTAGACCCTTTCTCATAATGGAAAATTACACAAGAACTTttgtaattacacttttcgAGAATTCTCCATTTACAACTTTATCTTTTCTATTAGAGTTTGAACAGAAAAtggtattttagtaaaaaaaa encodes:
- the LOC105168516 gene encoding uncharacterized protein LOC105168516 isoform X2 codes for the protein MAQLFYSACACLQLPPRHPGTPSSSLYSSQLGSAIPRRIGNKLAVVTRPEVETDGCGTGTRVFVVSDLHTDYSENMCWVKSLSSRTHDKDVLVVAGDVAETYTNFLLTMSILKDKFRHVFFVPGNHDLWLRREKTDYACKDFHVCKWPDDLKNGGTSLALYFDSLNDENWYIVEDILRRCSHIISFSHFVPRQELCPEKRMLFYPNLPKIIGSKYLETRIRAIHGAEGRQSACHVFGHTHFCWDAILNGIRYVQAPLAYPRERKRRMNGGEYWLPFCIYSSGNFAERVSPCYWSDYYSVNPRTPEVTQLAPWVSRFYTKV
- the LOC105168516 gene encoding uncharacterized protein LOC105168516 isoform X1, which gives rise to MAQLFYSACACLQLPPRHPGTPSSSLYSSQLGSAIPRRIGNKLAVVTRPEVETDGCGTGTRVFVVSDLHTDYSENMCWVKSLSSRTHDKDVLVVAGDVAETYTNFLLTMSILKDKFRHVFFVPGNHDLWLRREKTDYLGSLDKLDKLLDACLKLGVETKPGIVDGLGIIPLYSWYHESFDGERDITGIRIPSLEMACKDFHVCKWPDDLKNGGTSLALYFDSLNDENWYIVEDILRRCSHIISFSHFVPRQELCPEKRMLFYPNLPKIIGSKYLETRIRAIHGAEGRQSACHVFGHTHFCWDAILNGIRYVQAPLAYPRERKRRMNGGEYWLPFCIYSSGNFAERVSPCYWSDYYSVNPRTPEVTQLAPWVSRFYTKV